The Methanosarcinales archaeon genome contains the following window.
TACTGGAAAGTATACTGGGCATAAGCGCAACATTGCATTTAAAATGAAATATATTGCAATAAATCATTCATTTAAAAAGAAAATGCTTATAAACTAACAACACATTCTTCTTAATGTGATGGAATCCAGGATATTAAAAGAACTTATTATTGAACAAAAAAATGAGTTTGAACGTGATGATGACCTTGTAAAAAGGAATGCACTGGACAACATAGCTGAATATCTGGAATTGCCCCATATTCTGATAATCTCCGGACTGAGAAGATCTGGTAAAAGTACATTGCTAAAGGAAATATATAAGGAATTTTTCAAAGATAAGCTCATTTTTTATTTCAATTTTGAAGATGAACGCTTGATAAATTTCACTGCTTCGGATTTTAATCTCCTCTATGAAACCTTTATTGAACTGATGGGTAAGGGTAAGATATTTTTCTTTGATGAGGTCCAGAATGTAAAGGGGTGGGAATTGTTCGTACGAAGGATGTATGACAGGGGTTTTAAATTCATAATAACAGGTTCAAATTCCTCAATGCTCAGCAAGGAACTGGGAACCAGACTCACAGGTCGCTATATCGGTATCGAATTATTTCCATTCTCGTTTACTGAATTTCTCAGTTTCAAGGCTAAAAAGTTTTTAGATACCATGCTGACCGAAGATCGGGCAATTGTAAAGAGACATTTCTATGAATATCTACAATATGGAGGCATCCCCGAATATTTGATTTACCAGAATGACCTGATACTCAAAACATTGTATGATAACATACTGTATAAAGATATTTTTGCACGGTATGGTCTTAATGATGAAAAAGCATTGAAGGAACTTTCTTTTTATCTTTTCTCTAATTACGGAAGTGAGATAAGTTACAACAAACTAAGGGTCATGCTTGGTGTGAGTATAAATACTGTCAAAAATTACATAGGATTCCTGGAGAACTCGTACCTGGTTTTTTCAGTTCCGCGATATGATTATTCTGTCAAAAAACAGATATATTCACCCAGGAAAGTGTACGTCATTGACACGGGTCTGATAACTATCACATCATTTAGATTTTCAAGGGATCTGGGAAAACTGCTGGAGAATCTTGTGTTCATCGAGCTTAGAAGAAGAAACTGTGAAACCTATTACCATAAGGAGAAATATGAATGTGATTTCATAATCCGGGAATATAATACGGTAACAGGTGCGATACAGGTTACTGCCAGTTTGAAGGAAAACCGTGAAAGGGAATATGACGGATTGATGGAAGCTCTGAACAGATATGACCTGGACGAGGGTTTGATATTGACGGAAGACGAAGAATTTGAAAACATGTACAGGGATAAAAAGATCATATGTATGCCTGTATGGAAGTGGCTGTTGGAATGAGAGTTGTCAAATTATTTTCCAA
Protein-coding sequences here:
- a CDS encoding ATP-binding protein codes for the protein MESRILKELIIEQKNEFERDDDLVKRNALDNIAEYLELPHILIISGLRRSGKSTLLKEIYKEFFKDKLIFYFNFEDERLINFTASDFNLLYETFIELMGKGKIFFFDEVQNVKGWELFVRRMYDRGFKFIITGSNSSMLSKELGTRLTGRYIGIELFPFSFTEFLSFKAKKFLDTMLTEDRAIVKRHFYEYLQYGGIPEYLIYQNDLILKTLYDNILYKDIFARYGLNDEKALKELSFYLFSNYGSEISYNKLRVMLGVSINTVKNYIGFLENSYLVFSVPRYDYSVKKQIYSPRKVYVIDTGLITITSFRFSRDLGKLLENLVFIELRRRNCETYYHKEKYECDFIIREYNTVTGAIQVTASLKENREREYDGLMEALNRYDLDEGLILTEDEEFENMYRDKKIICMPVWKWLLE